The following coding sequences are from one Haliotis asinina isolate JCU_RB_2024 chromosome 3, JCU_Hal_asi_v2, whole genome shotgun sequence window:
- the LOC137278960 gene encoding CD209 antigen-like: MFWMRHGADEMSWLRDVLDEMSWMRDVLNEKSWLRDVLDEMSWLRDVLDEMSWLRDVLDEMSWLRDVLDEMSWLRDVLDEMSWMRDVLNEMSWLRDVLDEMSWLRDVLNEKSWLRDVLDEMSWMRDVLNEMSWLRDVLDEMSWLRDVLNEKSWLRDVLDEMSWMRDVLNEMSWLRDVLDEMSWLRDVLDEMSWLRDVLDEMSWMRYVLDEMSWLRDVLDEMSWMRYVLDEMSWLRDVLDEMSWMRYVLDEMSWMRDVLDEMFWMRDVLDERWCG; this comes from the coding sequence ATGTTCTGGATGAGACATGGTGCTGATGAGATGTCTTGGCTGAGAGATGTCCTGGATGAGATGTCTTGGATGAGAGATGTCCTGAATGAGAAGTCTTGGCTGAGAGATGTCCTGGATGAGATGTCTTGGCTGAGAGATGTCCTGGATGAGATGTCTTGGCTGAGAGATGTCCTGGATGAAATGTCTTGGCTGAGAGATGTCCTGGATGAGATGTCTTGGCTGAGAGATGTCCTGGATGAAATGTCTTGGATGAGAGATGTCCTGAATGAGATGTCTTGGCTGAGAGATGTCCTGGATGAGATGTCTTGGCTGAGAGATGTCCTGAATGAGAAGTCTTGGCTGAGAGATGTCCTGGATGAAATGTCTTGGATGAGAGATGTCCTGAATGAGATGTCTTGGCTGAGAGATGTCCTGGATGAAATGTCTTGGCTGAGAGATGTCCTGAATGAGAAGTCTTGGCTGAGAGATGTCCTGGATGAAATGTCTTGGATGAGAGATGTCCTGAATGAGATGTCTTGGCTGAGAGATGTCCTGGATGAGATGTCTTGGCTGAGAGATGTCCTGGATGAGATGTCTTGGCTGAGAGATGTCCTGGATGAAATGTCTTGGATGAGATATGTCCTGGATGAGATGTCTTGGCTGAGAGATGTCCTGGATGAAATGTCTTGGATGAGATATGTCCTGGATGAGATGTCTTGGCTGAGAGATGTCCTGGATGAAATGTCTTGGATGAGATATGTCCTGGATGAGATGTCTTGGATGAGAGATGTCCTGGATGAAATGTTCTGGATGAGAGATGTCCTGGATGAAAGATGGTGTGGATGA